The following nucleotide sequence is from Candidatus Tanganyikabacteria bacterium.
GCGGTTGCCGGCGTCGGCGGCCTGCCGGGCCTGCTTGAGGTCGTCGGGGCCGCCCGCCAGCAGCAGGCGGCCCTGGAAGATATAGCCCAGCGAGCTGCAATGCTCGGCCTCGTCCATGTAGTGCGTGGTGACGAAGAGCGTCGTGCCTCCCCGAGCGAGGTCGAACAGCAGATCCCATAGCTCGCGCCGCGCCACCGGGTCGATGCCGGCGGTCGGCTCATCGAGGAACAGCACCGGCGGCGAGTGGGCGATCGCCGAAGCCAGGGCCAGGCGCTGCTTCCAGCCGCCCGACAGGTGGCCGGCGCGCGTGTCGGCCTTTTGTGCAATGCCGACCTGTTGCATCACCTCCCGCACCCGCGCGGGATCCTTCATGCCGTAGAGCGCGCCGTAGAAGGCGATGTTCTCCTGGACCGTCAGGTCCTCGTAGAGGCCGAAGCGCTGGCCCATGTAGCCGATGGAGCGGCGGGCCGCGTCGGACGCCTTCTGCACGTCGTGGCCGTCG
It contains:
- a CDS encoding ABC transporter ATP-binding protein; this translates as MPAIAVQTHQLTRKFGHLVAVDRLDLAVPAGEIFGFLGPNGSGKSTTIRMLCGLLTPTAGSAAVDGHDVQKASDAARRSIGYMGQRFGLYEDLTVQENIAFYGALYGMKDPARVREVMQQVGIAQKADTRAGHLSGGWKQRLALASAIAHSPPVLFLDEPTAGIDPVARRELWDLLFDLARGGTTLFVTTHYMDEAEHCSSLGYIFQGRLLLAGGPDDLKQARQAADAGNR